A window of Zingiber officinale cultivar Zhangliang chromosome 5A, Zo_v1.1, whole genome shotgun sequence contains these coding sequences:
- the LOC121980973 gene encoding transcription factor PHYTOCHROME INTERACTING FACTOR-LIKE 13-like isoform X1: protein MNRYVPNWAMEDDSGCFTDLYPTKTMGLDNELVELLWRNGHVVMHSQTHRRATANNKTDQFQKQEPSIGNSSSSIQEAETLPWFQYPLDDLFERELYSEFFENMDTDEMNKDLIAEEECHNGFTPCALKQSTIPSSQEQHTMPLPTLHCLSSTPQSSCLDNGGRPPLKVAAAESTRITTGSSICGSNQIRAYTDPANSLNNDEARNVTGSLREDSEMRLPLKRTRSKVPEGTVTSSSGGSGCSYGRAGQPNASGQSHKRKAREVEYSGCQSENLQEAEYDSIKANKSAQRPTSKRRTRAAEVHNLSERKRRDRINEKMKALQELIPHCNKTDKASMLDEAIEYLKSLQLQVQMMWMGSGMASMMLPGVQQYISGIGMGIGHVSMPTIPSTVQLPRASIANQSVNPTFSASQTTTFPSLATSSVNCLNQLQNNRVPELYGRYLSMHMVPPHQAMNFCTYGSHLLQQNQSAMTPNSSPLTKAVGKQ from the exons ATGAACCGATATGTACCTAATTGGGCAATGGAAGATGACTCTGGTTGCTTCACAGATCTCTATCCCACGAAAACAATGGG ATTGGACAATGAGCtggtggagctcttgtggagAAATGGACATGTTGTGATGCACAGCCAAACTCACCGGCGTGCCACTGCCAACAACAAGACTGATCAGTTTCAGAAACAAGAGCCATCTATTGGCAACTCCAGTAGCTCGATTCAAGAAGCTGAAACCTTGCCATGGTTCCAGTATCCCCTCGATGATCTGTTCGAGAGGGAGCTGTACTCCGAGTTCTTTGAGAACATGGACACTGATGAGATGAACAAGGACTTGATTGCAGAAGAGGAGTGCCATAATGGCTTCACACCATGTGCTCTGAAGCAGTCCACTATTCCTAGCTCTCAAGAACAACACACCATGCCCCTTCCCACATTGCATTGCTTGAGTTCTACACCGCAGTCTTCATGCTTGGACAATGGTGGTCGTCCTCCGCTCAAGGTAGCCGCTGCAGAGTCTACGAGGATAACTACTGGATCGAGCATCTGCGGAAGCAATCAAATTCGAGCCTACACTGATCCAGCCAATTCTTTAAACAATGATGAAGCTAGAAATGTCACAGGATCATTGAGAGAGGACAGTGAGATGAGATTACCATTGAAGAGAACTCGGTCAAAGGTGCCCGAGGGCACTGTAACTTCATCGTCGGGTGGTTCTGGCTGTAGTTATGGAAGAGCAGGACAGCCAAATGCGAGTGGCCAAAGCCACAAGAGGAAGGCAAGAGAGGTGGAATATTCTGGGTGTCAAAGTGAG AACTTGCAGGAAGCCGAGTATGATTCGATCAAGGCAAACAAATCAGCTCAGAGACCGACATCTAAACGCAGAACTCGTGCTGCTGAAGTCCACAATCTCTCTGAGAGA AAAAGAAGAGATAGGATTAACGAAAAAATGAAGGCTCTACAGGAACTCATACCTCATTGCAACAAG ACAGATAAAGCTTCAATGCTTGATGAGGCAATTGAGTACCTGAAGTCACTTCAACTACAAGTTCAG ATGATGTGGATGGGAAGTGGAATGGCATCGATGATGTTACCCGGTGTCCAACAATACATTTCAGGCATTGGAATGGGAATAGGCCATGTTTCGATGCCTACTATTCCTAGTACAGTTCAACTACCAAGAGCTTCGATCGCTAACCAATCAGTCAACCCAACTTTCAGCGCAAGCCAgaccacaacattcccctccctGGCCACAAGTTCAGTAAATTGTTTGAATCAGCTGCAGAATAATCGTGTTCCTGAATTGTATGGCAGATATCTTAGCATGCATATGGTGCCTCCACATCAG GCGATGAACTTTTGTACATACGGATCTCACTTATTGCAGCAGAATCAGTCGGCAATGACACCTAATAGCAGTCCCCTAACTAAAGCTGTAGGGAAACAATAA
- the LOC121980973 gene encoding transcription factor PHYTOCHROME INTERACTING FACTOR-LIKE 13-like isoform X2: MNRYVPNWAMEDDSGCFTDLYPTKTMGLDNELVELLWRNGHVVMHSQTHRRATANNKTDQFQKQEPSIGNSSSSIQEAETLPWFQYPLDDLFERELYSEFFENMDTDEMNKDLIAEEECHNGFTPCALKQSTIPSSQEQHTMPLPTLHCLSSTPQSSCLDNGGRPPLKVAAAESTRITTGSSICGSNQIRAYTDPANSLNNDEARNVTGSLREDSEMRLPLKRTRSKVPEGTVTSSSGGSGCSYGRAGQPNASGQSHKRKAREVEYSGCQSEEAEYDSIKANKSAQRPTSKRRTRAAEVHNLSERKRRDRINEKMKALQELIPHCNKTDKASMLDEAIEYLKSLQLQVQMMWMGSGMASMMLPGVQQYISGIGMGIGHVSMPTIPSTVQLPRASIANQSVNPTFSASQTTTFPSLATSSVNCLNQLQNNRVPELYGRYLSMHMVPPHQAMNFCTYGSHLLQQNQSAMTPNSSPLTKAVGKQ, translated from the exons ATGAACCGATATGTACCTAATTGGGCAATGGAAGATGACTCTGGTTGCTTCACAGATCTCTATCCCACGAAAACAATGGG ATTGGACAATGAGCtggtggagctcttgtggagAAATGGACATGTTGTGATGCACAGCCAAACTCACCGGCGTGCCACTGCCAACAACAAGACTGATCAGTTTCAGAAACAAGAGCCATCTATTGGCAACTCCAGTAGCTCGATTCAAGAAGCTGAAACCTTGCCATGGTTCCAGTATCCCCTCGATGATCTGTTCGAGAGGGAGCTGTACTCCGAGTTCTTTGAGAACATGGACACTGATGAGATGAACAAGGACTTGATTGCAGAAGAGGAGTGCCATAATGGCTTCACACCATGTGCTCTGAAGCAGTCCACTATTCCTAGCTCTCAAGAACAACACACCATGCCCCTTCCCACATTGCATTGCTTGAGTTCTACACCGCAGTCTTCATGCTTGGACAATGGTGGTCGTCCTCCGCTCAAGGTAGCCGCTGCAGAGTCTACGAGGATAACTACTGGATCGAGCATCTGCGGAAGCAATCAAATTCGAGCCTACACTGATCCAGCCAATTCTTTAAACAATGATGAAGCTAGAAATGTCACAGGATCATTGAGAGAGGACAGTGAGATGAGATTACCATTGAAGAGAACTCGGTCAAAGGTGCCCGAGGGCACTGTAACTTCATCGTCGGGTGGTTCTGGCTGTAGTTATGGAAGAGCAGGACAGCCAAATGCGAGTGGCCAAAGCCACAAGAGGAAGGCAAGAGAGGTGGAATATTCTGGGTGTCAAAGTGAG GAAGCCGAGTATGATTCGATCAAGGCAAACAAATCAGCTCAGAGACCGACATCTAAACGCAGAACTCGTGCTGCTGAAGTCCACAATCTCTCTGAGAGA AAAAGAAGAGATAGGATTAACGAAAAAATGAAGGCTCTACAGGAACTCATACCTCATTGCAACAAG ACAGATAAAGCTTCAATGCTTGATGAGGCAATTGAGTACCTGAAGTCACTTCAACTACAAGTTCAG ATGATGTGGATGGGAAGTGGAATGGCATCGATGATGTTACCCGGTGTCCAACAATACATTTCAGGCATTGGAATGGGAATAGGCCATGTTTCGATGCCTACTATTCCTAGTACAGTTCAACTACCAAGAGCTTCGATCGCTAACCAATCAGTCAACCCAACTTTCAGCGCAAGCCAgaccacaacattcccctccctGGCCACAAGTTCAGTAAATTGTTTGAATCAGCTGCAGAATAATCGTGTTCCTGAATTGTATGGCAGATATCTTAGCATGCATATGGTGCCTCCACATCAG GCGATGAACTTTTGTACATACGGATCTCACTTATTGCAGCAGAATCAGTCGGCAATGACACCTAATAGCAGTCCCCTAACTAAAGCTGTAGGGAAACAATAA